AATAGACAAAAGTAAGTgtaaatatgaataaataaatgagAGTAAATGTTGACTGAAGAGTCAATAGGTCCTTGATCTAATGATGAAGTTGAATGTTTCTTAATGAGCCCGCTAGGGATAAGTCTTGTTGAGTTCAAGGCCCTAACATCGTAAGGGATGGGGCTAGGATCATACCTCCTATGAATTTGGCAAATAATGGATACCCCCCAGTCCTTGGCTCTCAACCGAAGAGATTTCAACTTAGAGGCTTGTGCTCTAGTACCAAGTAGCTAAAAGTTTTTTATGGATGTTATAAAATCCTCCATTAAAAAAATGTTGAATGGATAGAGATAAGTATAAATAGAGATTGAATGGATACAATTAGGGATCAAGCCATGAACCAAAACCTAGAAAAAAACATCTTGTGCTATTGTATTTAAGACATTTCACTAAAATATACACAAAATTAAAGCAAAAATAACAAGCATAACAACTTTTACCATTACGATTGTATATgtacaacaataataaaatcaataataattacaacttgaattttaattttctttttaatatttaaaatcttAAAAAGTTAAAATGTTTAACATtgaagtatatatatttttttcttttattcacAAATATTTATAGTGTTTATCTATCAAATAGATTTCTTTATGGAAAGCCTATTATACTCACATATGAATGCAAAAGCCTCCACCATAAAAAATAGTGACACAAATGCATTAAAagcaaaaataatatttattattattatttttaatttaattttttttctcttcCAGGGAGTTAATtaagtattttttattatttaatactgaTTATATCTTCACTTCTACTTCTCAACTTGACTCACTCTTAGTTGATCAAACAATTTGTCTATCTCCCTCACCCAATCAATTAACTTTGTAATTATcccaatttaatattattaatttttcatttaatatctaattattttatatatatatgataatacCAAAACAAACCCTCAATGTGAAGTGGAATCCCAAACAAATACATCAATCTATAAAAAAAATCTAGCTAAAATctaaccaaatatatatatatatatatatatatatatatatatatataaataatgtaATAAAACTTTTCAATAGGTATAttaaaaatatcttaaaatagGATGAAGTAACCCTTCAAAATGGGATCAATATAAACAGTCCGATCCCTTTCCTAACATATTGTTGCAATCTCATCCTCTAGATGGAGATACTTCAACCAGGTCAGAAACAGACATAAGACCATAAGACCACAAACTCACAGGCCAAGAATATTTAAATCCATCCAGAGATCCACCGCTATTCTGTTATATTCAAATACATGCACTAAAGTGATCCTATATTTATCACCAAAAGAGACAAAAAGCATGCAAACAAGCCTTACATTTAGCGCTATCAAGAACATGAGTGCCGTCATATGCAAGTGTTAATCAATAATTTACTGCCAGATTTGCACACCCAGATCCGCCAAATTCTCAAAATCCACTGCTACTCCATACCCATCAAACCTTCTACTGGCAGTTCTTCTGGGTATCAGAGAAACGATCTGCAATCAGTCAGAGGAAGAAAGAAAAGCAGCATTGTATTCTAGAGAATCCCAATTTTATCCATGGCGGGAGGTTTAGCTCAGTTTTTGGTCATAACAGCCTTGCTTGTAGCTTTTTGCAATGCTGCTACACATCAATCTCTTGCTAAATCTAATGCTAGTTCTCACGTCGAATCCCCTGCTCCATCTCCACACACTGCAAGCTCTGAACTGTCGCCGAGCCCTGACAATGCTGTAGACACTCCCATTCCTAGCCCTGAAAGTTCACCATCAAGCAGCCCTTCTGAAAGCCCTTCATTTTCTCCAGAATCGGCACCGAGTCCGTCTCCACCAGCACCTCCATCACAGTCTCCGTCAATTGCCTCTGATTCTGCACCTGTTCCTGCCCCTGTCTCTGCCGCTGTCCCTGCCCCAGATCTGTCAGCTGTACAAGATTCAAAGGTAGGGGAAGATTCAGagaattcttcttcttcctctaagGGCATGAATGCGGGGAAGAAGGCTGGTGTTGTTATCGGTGTTATGTTCGGAGTAGCATTGGGTGGACTAGTGTTTGTGATATACAAGAAGAGGCAGGAGAATATACGCAGGGCACAGTATGGATTTGCAACACGCCGAGATCTGCTGTGATGGGTGCATTGATtttgaatttatttcttttttaCTGTTATGGGCATTTAGTTCTAGGGAAAATAACATTAGAGTAGCGATTAGATGTGTTGGAAAGAGCTGCATTGCACGATGTGCGGTGGGGCTTGATTTGAAAAAATTGTATTGAATTTGTTTTTGCATAATACGTTTTATACAGAGTTTATTCCATTATGTTGTAATAATTTAAAATTCGTGAAGCATTGGATAACGTAGGTAGATTAGGGTTTCATCCGAAAAAAATTGAATTGAGTATTATGATAAGATTTATCCCGATTCTATTGAACTCGAATGTAATAATGTAAAATTCTCTATTCTTTGATATGCATTGGACATTGAGGCATTGCCAGATTTATAGTTATTGGAGTTTGTCAGATTTATATTCTGGTAGTGGAATTTATCATGAACATCTTGGATCTTTACTTTGAATAAGATAAAATGATAATCTAAGAAAACAATATATTCTTTTAGAGCTGCATTGCTCATTTGGGTCCTCAAAAATTTAACATTGTACCAAAAATTATGCTTATTGAAGTTAGGTAGCTTAATCCGCAGATACACGTACTGTGTGGATCTTTACTTTTGATTCGGACATGATAATGTAAGAATTCCTAAATTGGTTTTTAGATTTATTGAACACTGTTACTATTGGCTCCATATGATGGATGTCCTAATGCTTCAATTAATTGTTAAGATGAGCCAGGTTTAGAAGTCATTCTTGGTTTTGGATCCTTGCCTTGATATGTTTATTATTATGTATAATTTAATTTTGTGTGTACGGAAACTTTATCCTAAATTTAAAAGCCGTCCTGCTTCTGTCTGGAAGATTGattcaacattttaaaaagttgCAGATAAAATAGATTATGAGGATAAAAGTTGATTCAAGGTAGAAATCCTTTCTTTAATTAAGATCTTATTGGAAGACTTTGCAAAGATTTGAATTTGATGGCTTCGGATAACATGGAGTCTCAGGCATTTTCTTCTGGATGCAATTTACTGAGGACTGATATTTATGAGGTATGTGATTTTTCTATTTGATGTTTCTGGTCGGGTCTGTCATTGTGTAGGAGATTTCATGATCAAACTTGGGTATTATCTCTTTTCCTTTTTTAAGAACTAAACAACATTTAATTTTCGCTTTAAACTTCTAGGGAAGAACTGTTTTAGATGATATGAACCTTAAAAGGAGATTAATCTGGAAACCACATTGAATTTTCTTTTTTCACAGATGATATGATGTATCTATCAATTACGATATAATGTATTAATGCATTTTGGGGATGATAAACTCCATCTAAAACCTTGTGCATATGTTTGTTTTTGTTGAAATGGTTGAGATATACTTTGCAGATAATAGGACCTATTCTGAGGTTTTTGAATCCTTGCCCTGATTAGGATATGATATTAAAAAAATTCCAAATTTTAGAGCTGTATTGGAGATTGAGACTCTAAGACTATTCTCTATCTGAAAGATGGCATTGTTCTTTAATATCTCTTTATCGAATTCCAGCAGACATTGTCAATTTTTTGGCAGGTAACAGAACCTGTATTGAGCTTTTTGGGTTCTGTTCTTGATGACATTAATACAATATAGAAATTCCAAATAGAGAGCTGCATTGGATTTTGACACCAATTGAATCAATCTGAAAGATGGCTTGTGATTCAATTCATGTTTGTTATAATTACtcggattttttttttaatacaaattctTTTTCAGAATTTCTAAATCATTTTAAAAAGTAACATGACATCGTGAATCAATTTTTTCTGACTCACATTCACCAGATTTCAGCTACTATAATTTATCACGATGCAATGAGATGTATTCCTGGAGAGATCGTTTTCTCAAAtcattttattgaaaaataagtcCTATGGAAACTCTAGCATGGGGTACACAACCCCATTCCTGCATCTGCCTCACTTGGTGACTTTATTTAGATACATTATATCTGTAACTGTATTCCTCTGTTCTAGTACTCATGATTTGCAATGGCATCTAGCACCTGCACCCCACCGTTTATTTCGTTGTTTCTACTTTCCTGTATTTGTTTTATCTCACCATTCAGATGGATGTAGAGGTACTTTTAATACTTGTTCAACTGTTCCAACGTGTGGATCATTTCTTGCTGCGGACTTTTTAATTTATATCgacaattccttccttctgtgtgAAATGGTTGAAAAGTGTTCTATATGACCTTAGACATGTTTtctaatataattataatttaaaatattttatgcaTCTGTACCAATCTAGAATTGCATATGCATATTTAGTTCACCTGAATTACCTACCCCAGAGTCCTGCTTAACAATTTCTGTGGGAAATTTTGAATTATTGGCTACGTCAGTTCTCTAGATTATAATTACTCTCTTTTCTGATTCACTGTCCTTGTAGTTtccttttttttataaataatttaaacACTTCGTCCTGACCGTAGCATGCATGTAGCTTTCTGCTTAATAAATAAGAAAATCAGATTATCTCAGTGACCTGTATCGATAAGTACTTTTCAACTTGGTCAGTTACTTATTTCTGTTCTTGTACAGTTGTCTGCCTTGTTATCTGTTTTTCCCTAGTTATTACATCTTGAGTTTATTGATGAATTAAAAGCCATTTCTGCTC
The nucleotide sequence above comes from Cryptomeria japonica chromosome 11, Sugi_1.0, whole genome shotgun sequence. Encoded proteins:
- the LOC131037619 gene encoding uncharacterized protein LOC131037619, which encodes MAGGLAQFLVITALLVAFCNAATHQSLAKSNASSHVESPAPSPHTASSELSPSPDNAVDTPIPSPESSPSSSPSESPSFSPESAPSPSPPAPPSQSPSIASDSAPVPAPVSAAVPAPDLSAVQDSKVGEDSENSSSSSKGMNAGKKAGVVIGVMFGVALGGLVFVIYKKRQENIRRAQYGFATRRDLL